ATATTTCTGAGTTAGTAGTACAATTGTTTTTCTTGATTAGTAGTGCAATCTTTTTTATTACAGAAAATTCATATCATAAATTTATTTTGACTGTCAAAAAATAATACTATTTTCCAAAAATGGTAAAAAAATGTAATTCATTTTCTAAACAATATAATTACATTTTCAAGTTACTGAAAATTTTTAGTTAGATGATTTATTTTTTCGCATAGATTACATACTATTATACTATAAAATTATACCCATATCACATGTAAATATATTCTGAATTATATATTTCATTCAAAAGTTAATTTAAGATTGTTTGGAAAAAACATAACATAAGTGTAACAATTAAAATACATAATCCTTGCATGTTGATGAAGTGATTAAGTTTCTTTGAGGGCTGATGTAGTATTTATGTTAAATTATTTCTAAATTATCTTTGTTTGTTCTCCAAAGTTTGGAAAATAGATATATGTCGCCTTAGTCGTGTTTGTTAATGAATATTTTTATAAAATTTGATCAGTTTAGTATGATTAATATACACAAAAATACTTTATATCACAATTTGAATAACAAAATTGCCCGTAAAAATACTACTATCAAACATCATCATCACGGGACATTCATCTTTACTTGGAGATTCTTAAAACCACTTATTAACCATTCCTTTAAGATTATCACAACAAAATCAATAGTAACATGTTGAAAGGTAATTTTTCGCGCGTAGCGCGGACAAATAGATCTAGTCTACTTTAAATTTGTAAAAAGAAAATCAAATGAAATGAAACAAAATATAACATATTGAAATATACTCCATATGAGCTTCAATTTTTTGAAAGTTGTAAGAGTGCCAAAATGCAATTTTTTTGCTAATTGAACCTTTTATTAAACTCTTCAAACGATCAACTCCAAACCTTACAATCTAAATGCATCCATGAACACATGCGAGATCATTTCTTGTTTCGTTTCAGAAGTTGCATAAACCATTGTGCAGACATCTTGGGGTACCTCTTCAGGGTCTTGTAATCAACATAGACGATCCCGAACCTTTACAATAAAGAAAAAAAAATACATAAACAATAATGCTTCCATGTCCTCAGAAATATCACACATAATCATTGATTTAACTTAACTAGCGTATACCTTGAAGTATATCCCGACAGCCATTCGAAATTATCAAGCAATGACCACGCGAAATATCCCTTCACATTGGCTCCATCATCCACAGCTTTCTTAAGTTGAGTTAAGTAATCTTTATAGTACTTGATTCTCGTTGTGTCGTGTAGTCCTTGAGCTAGAGTAACGTTGCCTGGATCATCCATACCTATAAATGTATATAACATTTATTAGACGTCAATATTTCTATAGTTTTTTTAGAAAAATAGTACAAAATAAAGAAAACTATAGTAAGAGATTTGTGTGTCTTTAATACCATTTTCGGAGAGAATCATAGTTGGGTTGCCGTAACGTTCCTTCATGTACATCAAGGCTTTGTACATTCCCCATGGTACGTTGTATAACCAATAAGAGTACGCCTATGGTAAACGGAATTAAATTTAATTTACTCATTAACTAATTAGAGTTAAAAGAACATCAGCAAAGGTTAGTAAAGCTCACCCTTGGACCGATTGGCTTCCCCAACTTTGCAACTGTAAGTATATTAACGAAAAAAGAATTGCAAATAAAAACTCAAAATCTACAGATAATAGTCATATGGAATGTTCCAAGAACTTACACCCGAAAGTAGCATTCCAATCTTGTTGGTAACCCAGCTCCTTAGGTATGGTGGCGTTATGAGTATCTGACATGAAATAAGTTGTGTATTGGTTTATTCCCACGAAATCTATGGAACCTTTCACCATTTTCACTTCCTCCTCTGTAAATTTCGGAAGCCTATCTTTCACGATATTCTGCATTGTCTGTGGATACTCTCCGTATACTATTGGGTGAATAAACCTTCCAACATTATTAAAAAAGTGCATTCTTGTAAGCCTCCAAAAGAAAAAGAAAAAGAGTAATTGAAAAACATGAGTAATTTAGATGTTTTAGCGCTTTAAACATTTACCATCCGATATGGAAGTCTCTTGCCCTTTGAGCTGCAAGATAATCTGCTTTACTTCTAGTAAGCGGCTCATACCAAACGAAATCTAGAAGAATCCCAATTCTTCCTTTTTGTTTCGCCTGAAAATTTTCACACAAAAACGAGTACTCAGTAATTACTAATTAGTTCAACAAAAGAGTCATATATGTTTCTTCACACCAATAAAAATCCACTTATAAGTTGTTGTTTACTTGGTAATATTTGCGGTATCTTTGGGCGGCTGCTGCATGGGCCAAGATAAGGTGATGGGAAACAATGTATGGCTCAGTACCTGAGTTCCCCTGTGTGCAGTTTCCATACGATTTAGAGCATCTACCCGGTGCGAATATACCATTATCATAACCCAAGGCAGCTACCACACGCGGTTCATTAAACGTCATCCAGTTTTTCACTCTATCTCCAAATATATTGAAACAAAACTCTGCGTAATCCGCAAAATCATTCCTGAAAATTTGCATCAATTATAGATTACAACTTTAATCCGGTTATTGATTTGCATTTGAGACCAAGAAGAGTATGGGTATATATGTAGTTGGAAGTTGGTGCTTACACAACTTGTCTATCAAGCAAGCCTTTATACTTCTTTTCCAAAGCCAATGGAAGATCGTAATGGTACAGATTTGCATACGGTGTAATCCCTAGGTATTCAATTATATATTCGTTATATATTTTTTTCTAATCAAAATCAGTTTTATATGAATGTGTTATAATTTTATACCTTTTTGGATCAAATAATTGATCAATCGGTTGTAATAATCAACTCCTTTCCAGTTGATTTTACCGGTTCCCTCTGTCATAAAGCTTGAAGTTACACAACATGAATCTTGATCTAAAATATAAACCATAAATGATTACTAATATACCAGGGAATATTCTGGACCATGAAATGGAAAATCTATAAGCATCGAAATTAAGTTTCTTCATCAAATCCACATCTTCCTGAAATGTGATTATCATGAACACACATGTAAATATAAAATACATACTTATAATGATTCACTTAAAAAAATATTTGAATCTTTAAGCTCAGTCGCTTTACCTTGTAACGATGATATTGATCCACTGTTAGCTCAGCCGTGGCATTCTTGGCGATAGTCCCTGTTTAATTTTTGTTTATATCATTATTAATTAACCAATCATTGATATTATGATTTGTTTCATTAAAAAAAAAAAAGATATTATGATTATGTAACCAAACAAGAAAATATGTTTGAAGTGTAGTTTACCAGGAATCTTGACGAAGGCGTCCCAAATGCTTGGGCCACGACCATCTTGATGAGTTTCGCCTTCGACCTGATAAGCTGACGTGGCTGTTCCGAACAAGAAGTCCTTTGGAAAACTCTGTCTACTTAGACCGCCGGTGTCCAGTTTAATCTTCTCTCCGAACGGTGAGGATTCGCCGGAACTGAAAAAACAGAGGAGGATGAGGGCAAGAAGAAAGAGAGGCCACGGAGGTGCAATGAGGTGCCTCATGGTGGTGAGTGAGTTCTGACTGTTTGTTTGAGGATGATACAACTTGTGTGTCTTTAAAGGTTATTTTATAGGCTCTTTTTAAGATTTTATTTTGAAAATAATAATAATACAATGATTGACAGATATGTGAGGATGCAATTGAGTGATTATTTACCATTTGGATAAGACTGTGATTTAAATTATGGTTTTAAATATATTAATTGTTTATGATTATGTAATATTTTTGCAGGTGGGATATTATGAAAAATCTTTTACAGTAAAAACTATATAAATTAATAATACTTGCACTATGATAATTTATTACTTTATAGATTTATTAATTTAAAGAAATTTTTATTTTGTACATTTATATTTTAAGAGTATAATTATTTATAAAAATGAAAAATATTTCATTCACGATATTATATTGATAGAACTTTATAAATTTAAATTTCATCTTTTTGATTAGAGTATTTGATATATTTTATGTATATTGGCTACATTAATACACCTTTATATGATGTTCAACGAAATGAAATAGAAATCAAAGATGAAATTTATTTAGAAGAAAATAAACAAAAAAATGTTTTATGTGTGTTTATATAAAAAAAATATATATAGTAATTATTGGTTTATGATTTTAATAAGACTATATGTTTACCTAAGCCTTTTTTAAATACTATTATTTCGTTATTTTACCGAATAATGTTATATTTCACATCGGCTTAACAAGAGACCAGAAAAAAAATTATTTTATTTATCATATCTATTAGTTTATCGAATAATAATTTATAAAAAAATTACTGTATGTACAAACAGCAAAATTGATTTGTAAGATGGATAAAATGAAAAAAAAAATGTGGATGTTCACCAGTTTCAGATTTTTAGACCTAAAAGAATACACAACTTTGTCAACAAATCTCCAAAATTTGGTAAAGATCCTTGGTCAAAGAAAAATTTGGTAAAATATCTTGCATAAATAAGTAAGTTTAAAATACCAAACTCAGTACCTTTTTGTCAAATTTTGGTAAAAAGTTAAATCAGAATTTTTTTTTTGTAAAATTAAAATGTATTCATCCAGAAAGAAATTTTTTTTTACGAAAACAGGAATTAAATATATAACAAAACTCAAATCCGGTTTCTTATAAACTTATAAATAAAACCAGAAACAGAGCCACACAATTAAAAAACAGAACAATACAATTAAAAACAGAGGAAGTTAAAATTATTGACACGTGTTACGCGATTATCCATTTTTATATAACGTATAATAACATTTTCAAAGTACGTGTATCTCATTAAATAAGTATGTAACATTTGACCAATAAAAAAAAGTATGTAACCAAAAAAGAGTTATTTACGCTCTAAGGCAGTTTTAAGTTTTTAATAACACTATAGGGCAGTTATGACTACTCAGGTAGTTTTTCTTAACTAAAATCACTCATCTAACTAAATGGTCCCACTTTTTTTGAAAATTAGTCACTTTTCTTATTTTCTCGGGACTAGACATTTGAAACTTAAAAACTAATTAAAAAATTCAGAAATTATCAAAGCCTCTTTTTCACATCTTCACAATTTTCCGCCGTATCCGGAGCAATTGGTTGACGTCGTACTTACACTGTCGTGGTCTGTTGTGGTCATTGGGTCGGGTTTTTTTTCCGCCGCCGCAACACTTCCTTTGATATGATGTGTTGTGTCTCAACTCATCTCTTCTCGTTGTGATTCATCGTCGCCGTGACCTTCATGCCTCTCTTATGCGCTCTGAAACTGGCATGATAAGCTTGAGAGCAACAAAGGCTAATTTCGACATTTTTGCATATTTGGTCCCTAAACCTATTGTTATTTATTTTGTAACCCCAATATTTTTAAAATGCGAAAATTGATCCTTAATTTTGTCTCAAACTTCAGAAATTATATTTTAACCTCTTGTAATACGAATACATCTATGAAAATACAATTAAACTAAAGACATACCTAAATGACTTAAATGAACAAAAACAAATATAAAGTATCAAAAAAATATGTACACCGAATTGTACGACAGTACACATGTACAACAAAAATCTATGTACACAAACATTTTTACCATCCATATGTACAACAATACACATGTACATCAGATTCACATGTACAACTGGTGAATTTTTCGTATAGATTTACAATTTTAAATGAATTAAATGAACTAAAATCAAGTGCTAAAAATGAATAAGATTATTAGTTATGAATAAAACATGTAATTATGTGTACATCAATTGTCATATATGTTACTTGATTGATTTATTTTGTTGTTTATTTTGGCATTCTGAGTAAGCAACAGTCAATCCATCTATATCTTAAAGACACCACATATTTCCAATCACCTTCTATGTACACGAAATGCGGTGTACAAAATCACATTGTACACAAAACAACAATCTTTCTACACGGAAGCATGCTCACATATTGAAACAAATCGATGGGACGAGATTTGCGGAAAATATTTCATAGGCACACATGGTTATGCATTAAAAGCTAGGTCTTGGAAGGTTATTATTCTTGTTTAAACACATCTAAAGGTATTTACATGTTTAAAATATTTACTTTCAAAGAAATTTACATGTACACTTATGNNNNNNNNNNNNNNNNNNNNNNNNNNNNNNNNNNNNNNNNNNNNNNNNNNNNNNNNNNNNNNNNNNNNNNNNNNNNNNNNTACATGTTAGATGTCCAACATGTTGTAAAGTTGTGTACATTCGTTAGTGTACATGTGTACATTAAAGGTTGGAGGCGCACATGTGTACAACAAATTTGTAGTGTA
This sequence is a window from Brassica oleracea var. oleracea cultivar TO1000 chromosome C1, BOL, whole genome shotgun sequence. Protein-coding genes within it:
- the LOC106315739 gene encoding beta-glucosidase 44 → MRHLIAPPWPLFLLALILLCFFSSGESSPFGEKIKLDTGGLSRQSFPKDFLFGTATSAYQVEGETHQDGRGPSIWDAFVKIPGTIAKNATAELTVDQYHRYKEDVDLMKKLNFDAYRFSISWSRIFPEGTGKINWKGVDYYNRLINYLIQKGITPYANLYHYDLPLALEKKYKGLLDRQVVNDFADYAEFCFNIFGDRVKNWMTFNEPRVVAALGYDNGIFAPGRCSKSYGNCTQGNSGTEPYIVSHHLILAHAAAAQRYRKYYQAKQKGRIGILLDFVWYEPLTRSKADYLAAQRARDFHIGWFIHPIVYGEYPQTMQNIVKDRLPKFTEEEVKMVKGSIDFVGINQYTTYFMSDTHNATIPKELGYQQDWNATFGFAKLGKPIGPRAYSYWLYNVPWGMYKALMYMKERYGNPTMILSENGMDDPGNVTLAQGLHDTTRIKYYKDYLTQLKKAVDDGANVKGYFAWSLLDNFEWLSGYTSRFGIVYVDYKTLKRYPKMSAQWFMQLLKRNKK